A stretch of Aureispira sp. CCB-E DNA encodes these proteins:
- a CDS encoding NUDIX domain-containing protein, whose amino-acid sequence MTTKEIHQGVGLLISNSNQTKFFVQIKDDQYPHEAWRGACAFWGGAIEPEDKEELIAVERELEEEIPEAAVLLKKVPKQKIKRYWIDNKTVVQAFWLTVFEAVVSDAQLQQISQTEVLEGRGLLISKEDLLQRKWIWGMDFILKEYLEHKENV is encoded by the coding sequence ATGACGACAAAAGAAATTCATCAAGGTGTTGGATTATTAATTAGCAATTCAAATCAGACAAAATTTTTTGTACAGATAAAAGATGACCAATATCCTCATGAAGCTTGGCGTGGCGCTTGTGCCTTTTGGGGGGGAGCCATCGAACCTGAAGACAAAGAAGAATTAATCGCTGTGGAACGAGAGCTAGAAGAAGAAATTCCAGAAGCGGCTGTCTTATTAAAAAAAGTACCCAAACAAAAAATAAAACGTTATTGGATTGATAACAAAACCGTTGTACAGGCTTTTTGGCTAACAGTATTTGAAGCTGTTGTTTCGGATGCTCAGTTGCAACAAATTTCCCAAACAGAGGTCTTAGAAGGTCGAGGTTTGTTAATTTCTAAAGAAGATTTATTACAAAGAAAATGGATTTGGGGCATGGATTTTATCCTCAAAGAATATTTAGAACACAAAGAGAATGTTTAA
- a CDS encoding tail fiber domain-containing protein: MHKIRIISLSIICSIAFIPSSKAQLNLYSGQNALRSNTTGVHNTATGNDCLRNNSSGSYNTAYGMGTMYSNREGKSNTSIGYQSLYRNTSGTENVAVGANALNSNSTGNYNTSLGTFSLGFNRNGMNNTAAGYHALMSNTSASANTAFGAYALQSNTTGENNVALGYYSLYNNSLGSSNVALGTNTLGNNTSGNENVASGHHSMMRNTTGSYNIAMGSNSLHNNLNGTKNIAIGYSSMYKNVSGLNNTAIGATSMENNSSGDHNTALGFQSMKDNKTGNENVAIGYDALLRNTAGNKNTAVGYNAYGRGFAYGNSTAIGANAHVSASNQMRFGDEKVTSIGGQVSWSKLSDKRFKTNVQANVPGLDFINLLEPVTYYVDAQKLRDYQGVEECAPSDNNWILETGFLAQDVEQAALSLNFEFSGVDKPESNEDYYGLRYADFTVPLVKAVQELSQENKALKAKIQLLEQDHKRLATLEQEIEEIKTLLNTNAQID, from the coding sequence ATGCACAAAATACGAATCATATCTTTATCTATTATTTGCTCTATTGCATTTATTCCTTCTTCTAAAGCTCAGCTAAATTTATACTCAGGTCAAAATGCGCTCCGCAGCAATACCACTGGTGTTCATAATACTGCTACTGGAAATGATTGCTTGCGCAACAACTCTTCTGGCAGCTACAACACAGCCTACGGCATGGGAACAATGTATAGCAATCGAGAAGGGAAAAGCAATACCTCTATTGGTTATCAATCGCTATATAGAAATACTTCTGGTACAGAAAATGTTGCTGTAGGCGCCAATGCACTCAACAGCAACAGCACTGGAAATTACAACACAAGCCTAGGTACCTTTTCTTTGGGCTTTAATAGAAATGGGATGAACAATACCGCAGCAGGCTATCATGCACTCATGAGCAATACATCTGCTTCAGCCAACACGGCCTTTGGAGCTTATGCCCTACAAAGCAATACTACTGGAGAAAACAATGTAGCTTTGGGGTATTACTCCTTGTATAATAACAGTCTAGGTAGCAGTAATGTAGCTTTAGGTACCAATACATTGGGTAATAACACTTCTGGGAATGAAAATGTAGCGAGTGGTCACCACTCTATGATGAGAAATACGACAGGAAGTTACAATATAGCAATGGGAAGCAATTCTTTACACAACAACCTAAATGGTACTAAAAATATTGCCATAGGCTATTCTAGCATGTATAAAAATGTCTCTGGGCTAAACAATACTGCTATTGGGGCTACAAGCATGGAAAATAACTCTTCGGGTGACCACAATACAGCACTTGGGTTCCAAAGTATGAAAGACAATAAAACGGGCAACGAAAATGTTGCTATAGGATATGATGCCTTACTTAGAAATACTGCTGGCAATAAAAATACAGCAGTAGGATACAATGCTTATGGACGTGGTTTTGCTTATGGAAATTCGACAGCTATTGGTGCCAATGCACATGTTTCAGCAAGCAATCAAATGCGTTTTGGAGATGAAAAAGTCACAAGCATTGGTGGGCAAGTTTCTTGGTCCAAATTATCAGACAAACGTTTTAAGACCAATGTTCAAGCCAATGTTCCTGGTTTAGATTTTATCAACTTGTTAGAACCCGTTACATATTATGTAGATGCACAAAAATTGCGTGACTACCAAGGCGTGGAAGAATGCGCCCCTTCTGACAATAACTGGATCCTCGAAACAGGTTTCTTAGCACAAGACGTAGAACAAGCTGCTCTGTCTTTGAATTTTGAATTTAGTGGTGTTGACAAGCCAGAGTCCAACGAAGATTACTATGGATTGCGATATGCAGATTTTACCGTACCTTTGGTTAAAGCAGTTCAAGAATTATCACAAGAAAACAAAGCTCTGAAAGCTAAAATTCAACTACTGGAACAAGATCATAAACGTCTGGCTACCCTAGAACAAGAGATCGAAGAGATAAAAACATTATTAAATACCAATGCGCAAATAGACTAA
- a CDS encoding pyridoxamine 5'-phosphate oxidase family protein: MSSPEHKALIWNLIKDIKIGMLTTQENDTKDSLRARPMSLVQDAYDGTLYFFTAKSAAKVYEVKEEKKEVCITFSDPKNQVYVSLSGKAEVTQDKDLINQYWNKGVSAWFPNGRQDGEVAMLVVKIYKGEHWNADESKVVQLFELVKANLLDERPEIGEHEKFGA, translated from the coding sequence ATGTCTAGTCCAGAGCATAAAGCCCTTATATGGAATCTTATTAAAGATATTAAAATTGGTATGTTAACCACACAAGAGAATGATACAAAAGATTCTTTGCGTGCAAGACCTATGTCGTTGGTTCAAGATGCTTATGATGGCACCTTATACTTTTTTACTGCCAAATCAGCGGCAAAGGTATATGAAGTGAAAGAAGAAAAAAAAGAGGTCTGTATTACTTTTTCAGATCCGAAGAATCAAGTCTATGTCTCTTTGTCAGGTAAAGCGGAGGTAACCCAAGATAAAGATTTAATCAATCAATATTGGAACAAAGGTGTTTCGGCTTGGTTTCCGAATGGAAGGCAAGATGGAGAAGTTGCCATGTTGGTCGTAAAAATTTACAAAGGAGAACATTGGAATGCAGATGAAAGTAAAGTAGTTCAACTATTTGAGTTGGTTAAAGCCAATTTGTTGGATGAGCGTCCAGAAATTGGGGAACATGAAAAATTCGGTGCATAA
- a CDS encoding CHAT domain-containing protein → MNYHRLKAPLRLCLSIASLFMCLSYTLPDGQSIPNDIQVLLNKAENQRCTAAYASAIESLQEAQKLYKEKGMVLEALRLYDKILWMAIDTDFDDAAFLKRYQIAEKEITNHLDQYPELKAILYLGILQKTWIDDDLERAEEIYKLLDIHLKKYPNWDYEAAAASYMASTYAYCTWDAEKCGELAQKSIDLVQKNTMRQPEKDKHLYRLYPYYMYYNYDNIGIVELYENDNETACLEAYNHALEDLRSQKKMDSLHYSNTLTKIGEIYTYKQEEDKAIEYFENALTYIPLRMHLTIAECKQSIGGAYITQAKDEQAIYHYTQSIQELDKINPQTDYVKELYVDIYRSMATSYIKLNQYAKAEQYLHKIAEFPAESDLKRSWTWATWGFLYEHTKAYQKSIEAHEKSIVAYRKENAPLGSAYWNLGKIAKAMEDYRLATHYFHQSIVAHLPNWEAADFTKHPSLADIPYKNSIVDNLADKLYSYYQYVHKNNLWDEHGESLQELVELTVECFEEVRNSFDRESSKRSLLETAYFTYEQAIATYLKLYEKHKDKAYLIKAFEFAEQSKSVLLEDALKEENALSFGGVPDTLIQQEAFLSQQISMHQQALYLAEQSKDKEEIQLSKKHLFESRQKQDALKYQLEKEYPKYYELKYSKTSISLEKIQEKLSQETCILEYFEGYDHIIGFSITKDNIEYRTWAREKNYNKDLENFRASMSNAAIAVNNPTAAYSEYIGYAYPFYKKYVDTLIPEGMKRLVIVPDGTLNFIAFEALLTTQSTFDHKQNMQFNQLPYLLHQYTVSYNYSAMMWRHQLTTHSSTNNYDVLAMAAVYNQTNVKLVDSIKNNRMYQLRKGLAAIPGTVEEVNVLQDYFGGAFYTGNAANEHRFKQEASQYGILHLAMHGIVDDQNPEFSSLAFTEDESGLEDNFLHSNEIKQLNLQANLVVLSACETGFGKYQHGEGVVSLGRSFMYAGAPSVVMTLWKINDYSSIFITKLFYENLQKGLPKDEALQKAKQVYLADASGVLSHPAFWAAFVQLGDYKPISVAHKSQVIGYAIGSFLLLLLGVWGVFGFRRTKKPSE, encoded by the coding sequence ATGAATTACCACAGACTAAAAGCACCCCTGCGCCTCTGTTTGAGTATCGCCAGTCTATTCATGTGCCTATCTTATACCTTGCCCGATGGGCAATCAATTCCTAATGATATTCAAGTATTGTTGAATAAAGCAGAAAATCAACGCTGCACAGCAGCATATGCAAGTGCTATTGAGAGTTTACAAGAAGCGCAAAAATTGTATAAAGAAAAAGGAATGGTGTTGGAGGCTTTAAGGTTGTACGATAAAATCCTGTGGATGGCCATAGACACTGATTTTGATGATGCAGCTTTCTTAAAACGTTATCAAATTGCTGAGAAAGAAATTACCAACCACCTAGATCAATACCCTGAATTGAAGGCGATTCTGTATTTGGGGATTTTGCAAAAGACTTGGATTGACGATGATCTTGAACGTGCTGAAGAGATTTATAAGTTGTTGGACATACACCTCAAAAAGTATCCCAATTGGGACTATGAGGCAGCAGCGGCAAGTTATATGGCAAGCACCTATGCTTACTGTACTTGGGATGCTGAAAAATGTGGTGAATTGGCGCAAAAGTCGATTGATTTAGTACAAAAAAATACAATGCGCCAACCAGAAAAAGACAAGCATTTGTATCGACTCTACCCTTATTATATGTATTATAATTATGATAATATAGGGATTGTAGAGTTATATGAAAATGATAATGAAACGGCTTGTTTGGAGGCTTATAATCATGCCTTGGAAGATTTGAGAAGTCAAAAGAAAATGGACTCTTTGCATTATTCGAATACGTTGACAAAAATTGGGGAAATTTATACCTATAAACAAGAAGAGGATAAAGCCATTGAATACTTTGAGAACGCTTTGACTTATATTCCCCTAAGAATGCATTTGACGATTGCGGAATGCAAACAAAGTATAGGAGGAGCTTATATTACACAAGCCAAAGACGAACAGGCTATTTATCATTATACGCAAAGCATACAAGAGCTTGATAAGATTAATCCTCAAACCGATTATGTAAAAGAGTTGTATGTTGATATTTATCGTTCTATGGCAACGTCTTATATTAAGTTGAATCAATATGCAAAAGCAGAACAATACTTGCACAAAATCGCTGAATTTCCTGCTGAATCTGATTTGAAACGTTCTTGGACATGGGCGACTTGGGGATTTTTATACGAGCATACCAAGGCTTATCAAAAATCCATTGAGGCGCATGAAAAATCCATTGTTGCGTATCGAAAGGAAAATGCTCCTTTGGGGTCGGCTTATTGGAATTTGGGGAAAATCGCCAAAGCTATGGAAGATTACCGATTGGCAACCCACTATTTTCATCAATCCATTGTAGCGCATTTGCCGAATTGGGAAGCAGCAGATTTTACAAAACATCCTAGTCTAGCAGATATTCCATACAAAAATAGCATCGTGGATAATTTAGCGGATAAATTATATAGTTATTATCAGTATGTCCATAAAAATAATTTGTGGGATGAGCACGGAGAGAGTTTACAAGAATTAGTAGAATTGACCGTCGAATGTTTTGAAGAAGTTCGCAACTCCTTTGATCGAGAGAGTTCTAAGCGGTCTTTGTTAGAAACAGCTTATTTTACCTACGAACAAGCTATTGCCACTTATCTGAAACTATATGAAAAACATAAAGACAAAGCCTATCTGATCAAAGCCTTTGAATTTGCCGAACAAAGTAAATCTGTTTTGTTGGAGGATGCTTTGAAGGAAGAAAATGCTCTATCTTTTGGTGGCGTTCCCGATACATTGATTCAACAAGAAGCATTCTTGTCTCAACAAATATCCATGCATCAACAAGCGTTGTATTTGGCTGAACAATCAAAAGATAAGGAAGAAATACAGCTTAGTAAAAAACACTTGTTTGAGTCGCGCCAAAAGCAAGATGCCTTGAAGTATCAATTAGAAAAAGAATATCCTAAGTATTATGAATTAAAGTATTCTAAGACTTCGATCTCTTTGGAAAAAATTCAAGAAAAGCTATCCCAAGAAACGTGTATTTTGGAATACTTTGAAGGCTATGATCATATTATTGGTTTTAGTATTACCAAAGACAATATTGAGTATCGTACTTGGGCAAGAGAAAAAAATTACAATAAAGATTTAGAGAACTTTAGAGCTTCAATGTCTAATGCTGCTATTGCTGTTAACAACCCAACAGCTGCGTATTCTGAATACATCGGCTATGCTTATCCTTTTTACAAAAAGTATGTTGATACTCTAATTCCTGAAGGAATGAAGCGTTTGGTTATTGTGCCAGATGGAACACTTAATTTTATAGCTTTTGAGGCATTATTAACTACTCAGTCTACTTTTGATCACAAGCAAAATATGCAATTTAATCAACTGCCTTATTTGTTACATCAGTATACGGTATCCTACAATTATTCGGCGATGATGTGGAGACACCAATTGACCACTCATTCTAGTACGAACAATTATGATGTACTGGCAATGGCAGCCGTTTATAATCAAACAAACGTTAAACTGGTAGATTCTATCAAGAACAATAGAATGTACCAATTGCGCAAGGGGTTGGCAGCAATTCCTGGAACAGTAGAAGAGGTGAACGTCCTACAAGACTATTTTGGAGGAGCTTTTTATACTGGTAATGCTGCTAATGAACATCGATTTAAGCAAGAAGCGTCTCAATATGGAATTTTGCATTTAGCAATGCATGGTATTGTAGATGACCAAAATCCTGAGTTTTCTAGTTTGGCATTTACAGAGGATGAAAGTGGCTTGGAGGATAATTTTTTGCACTCGAATGAAATTAAACAATTAAATTTACAAGCAAATCTAGTGGTGCTTTCTGCTTGTGAAACAGGTTTTGGGAAGTACCAACATGGGGAAGGAGTTGTTAGTTTAGGCAGAAGCTTTATGTATGCTGGTGCACCTAGTGTTGTGATGACACTTTGGAAAATTAACGATTATTCTAGTATTTTTATTACGAAGTTGTTTTATGAAAATCTTCAAAAAGGATTGCCCAAAGATGAGGCTTTGCAAAAAGCAAAACAAGTTTACTTAGCCGATGCATCAGGCGTATTAAGCCATCCTGCTTTTTGGGCGGCATTTGTACAATTAGGAGATTACAAACCGATTAGTGTCGCTCATAAGTCACAGGTGATTGGATATGCAATAGGTAGCTTTTTGTTGCTTTTGTTGGGTGTTTGGGGTGTGTTTGGGTTTCGAAGAACAAAAAAGCCCTCTGAATAA
- a CDS encoding glyceraldehyde-3-phosphate dehydrogenase, whose protein sequence is MDVKTLETQFESHLSTWREDEKAALELLKIVGDLRFDRSIEVILFRRDIYDSRPTEVMNDHLFAKNYSKQPITVQMSVKIAKAIAKLDLAPSRIDLGKLATQWLSSEESWDNIDHFVAEELSDFIGKDAKEAKVITPRDVVLYGFGRIGRLAARCLIEMMGRGEQLRLKAIVLRQKNKKNPHEELLKRASLLRKDSIHGKFRGTISVDEENNQLIVNSCRVQIIFANSPEDVDYTEYSIKDAILIDNTGAWRDKEGLSRHLRPGIKQVLFTAPGKGIKNIVHGINQKDLNFQEDTVFCAASCTTNAIAPVLKVLHDKLGINNGHLETIHAYTNAQNLLDNYNSKERRGSAAALNMVITSTGAASAVSKVIPELEGKLTGSAIRVPTPDGSLAVMTLNVEKETTVEEINEMMRQASLHGNLVEQIKYSISKEFVSSDVIGAPAASVFDAPSTKVGNNGKTITVYVWYDNEYGYTRQVLRLAKYAAQVRRYRYY, encoded by the coding sequence ATGGACGTAAAAACGTTAGAAACACAGTTCGAATCTCACCTAAGTACTTGGCGTGAAGATGAAAAAGCAGCTTTAGAATTATTAAAAATCGTAGGAGATTTACGATTTGATCGCTCTATCGAAGTCATTCTTTTCCGTCGTGACATTTATGATTCTCGACCAACAGAGGTTATGAACGATCATCTTTTTGCAAAAAATTACTCTAAACAACCTATTACGGTTCAAATGAGTGTAAAAATTGCAAAAGCCATTGCAAAGCTTGACTTAGCTCCTTCTCGTATTGACTTGGGCAAGTTAGCAACTCAATGGCTAAGTTCAGAAGAAAGCTGGGACAACATTGATCATTTTGTAGCTGAAGAATTGTCAGACTTTATTGGCAAAGATGCTAAAGAAGCAAAAGTTATTACACCAAGAGATGTTGTGTTGTATGGTTTTGGTCGTATTGGTCGTTTGGCTGCTCGTTGTTTGATTGAAATGATGGGACGTGGCGAACAATTGCGCTTAAAAGCAATCGTTTTGCGTCAAAAAAACAAAAAAAATCCACACGAAGAGTTACTAAAACGTGCCTCTCTATTGCGTAAAGATTCTATTCATGGCAAATTCCGTGGAACCATCAGCGTAGATGAGGAAAATAATCAGTTGATTGTAAACAGTTGTCGTGTACAGATTATTTTTGCCAATAGTCCAGAAGATGTTGATTATACAGAGTACAGCATCAAAGACGCTATTTTGATTGATAATACAGGGGCTTGGAGAGACAAAGAAGGTCTAAGCCGTCACTTGCGTCCTGGTATCAAGCAAGTTTTGTTTACCGCTCCTGGCAAAGGTATTAAGAACATCGTTCACGGTATCAACCAAAAAGATCTTAACTTCCAAGAAGATACTGTTTTCTGTGCTGCTTCTTGTACCACCAATGCAATTGCGCCTGTATTAAAAGTATTACACGATAAATTAGGCATCAACAATGGTCACTTAGAAACCATACATGCCTATACCAATGCTCAAAACTTATTGGATAATTATAATTCAAAAGAAAGACGTGGTTCTGCGGCCGCTCTTAATATGGTAATTACGTCTACGGGTGCAGCAAGTGCTGTTAGTAAAGTAATTCCAGAACTAGAAGGCAAACTAACAGGTTCTGCTATCCGTGTTCCTACTCCAGATGGTTCTTTGGCTGTAATGACATTAAATGTTGAAAAAGAAACTACTGTTGAGGAAATCAACGAAATGATGCGCCAAGCCTCTCTACATGGCAACTTGGTAGAGCAAATCAAATATTCTATTTCTAAAGAATTTGTTTCTTCGGATGTTATCGGAGCACCTGCTGCTTCTGTTTTTGATGCTCCATCCACCAAAGTTGGCAATAATGGTAAAACAATTACTGTTTATGTTTGGTATGACAATGAATATGGTTATACTCGTCAAGTATTGCGTCTTGCCAAATATGCGGCACAAGTAAGACGTTACCGTTATTACTAG
- a CDS encoding LysM peptidoglycan-binding domain-containing protein: MPFKFYFNVFFFVFCSFLLQAQTDGFAEFEMDQLGIKKYQPNWTIGATDSLFVEISNGQKYLLHTIRAGQTLYSIKKFYGVDLSDIYYSNPNISNTNDLKVGEKLRIPILSKAIKRFQETNFDATAYIPIFYKVRPSETMYRISKVYFRLPTEILMSRNQLLSENISSNQVLHIGWIDKNGIPDSLKNFTGLPGILGEESQKNKYRYEAVFNGKNEKTLQGTACWDKAMELSAKNKLYVMCSYVPKNGIVRIENPMTNRELYAKVVAAKPENSFTQKSIIVLTPTVAHALGGLDARFYVKVHYCQ, from the coding sequence ATGCCGTTTAAGTTTTACTTTAATGTCTTCTTTTTTGTTTTTTGTTCATTTTTGCTGCAAGCACAAACCGATGGTTTTGCAGAGTTCGAAATGGATCAATTGGGGATTAAAAAATATCAACCCAATTGGACAATAGGGGCTACAGATTCTCTTTTTGTAGAAATTTCTAATGGACAAAAATATTTGTTACACACCATTCGTGCGGGGCAAACGCTTTATTCTATCAAAAAGTTTTATGGAGTAGATTTGTCAGATATTTATTATAGCAATCCTAATATAAGCAATACCAATGATTTGAAAGTAGGTGAAAAATTAAGGATTCCTATTCTAAGCAAAGCCATCAAACGTTTTCAGGAAACCAACTTTGATGCTACAGCTTATATTCCTATATTTTATAAGGTGCGCCCGTCAGAAACCATGTATCGCATTTCTAAAGTCTATTTTCGATTGCCGACCGAAATCTTAATGTCTAGAAATCAGTTGCTTTCTGAAAATATAAGCAGTAATCAAGTGTTGCACATTGGCTGGATTGATAAAAACGGCATTCCAGATTCGTTAAAAAACTTTACGGGATTACCTGGCATTTTGGGCGAAGAGAGCCAAAAAAATAAATACCGTTACGAAGCGGTATTCAATGGCAAGAATGAAAAAACGCTCCAAGGAACGGCTTGTTGGGATAAAGCAATGGAATTATCTGCCAAGAATAAATTATACGTGATGTGTTCTTACGTGCCCAAAAATGGTATTGTTCGAATAGAAAATCCTATGACAAACCGAGAATTGTATGCAAAAGTAGTTGCTGCAAAACCCGAAAATTCCTTTACCCAAAAGTCTATTATTGTATTGACGCCAACGGTGGCGCACGCCTTAGGAGGTTTAGATGCTCGATTTTATGTTAAAGTGCATTATTGTCAGTAA
- a CDS encoding metal-dependent hydrolase, with amino-acid sequence MDSLSQALLGASTFAVVKDKYIGKKSLVIGALAGTLPDLDVFLAPFFNEVAFITVHRSISHSLGFAILASFGLAFLAHKWTKQRYRYKDWALAFFLAIFTHSLLDWCTTYGTKILAPFNGHLFSLNNIHIIEPIYTSILLIGVLLLLLKKSIPPIRREKILRFTLSLSTFYLCWTFVSKGIANQKFLTQLEKQNIHYEKMMISPTPLNSFLWNGIIKTNKGYYFGSYSLFDSRENIELQFVESHNELLPQIKRFKKGRQYLEFTQDFPLITIENEVTKIYAIKFGPINYFGAPEFVYPLSLNLDENDDANFKIDHSSKQRGPIKNYKKLFKRIKGI; translated from the coding sequence ATGGACTCTCTTTCTCAGGCGCTGCTAGGCGCCTCGACTTTTGCTGTTGTCAAAGACAAGTATATTGGAAAAAAATCTCTTGTTATAGGTGCTTTGGCAGGTACATTGCCTGATTTAGATGTTTTCTTAGCTCCTTTTTTTAATGAGGTTGCTTTTATCACCGTCCATAGGAGTATCTCTCACTCCTTAGGCTTTGCTATTTTAGCAAGTTTTGGGCTGGCCTTTTTGGCTCACAAATGGACCAAACAGCGCTATCGGTATAAAGATTGGGCATTAGCCTTTTTTCTAGCCATTTTTACCCACTCTTTATTAGATTGGTGTACCACCTATGGCACCAAAATTTTAGCTCCATTTAATGGGCATTTGTTTTCTCTTAACAACATTCACATCATTGAACCTATTTATACCTCTATTTTATTAATAGGCGTCCTCCTACTTTTGCTAAAAAAATCCATACCGCCCATCAGAAGAGAAAAAATTCTTCGGTTTACCCTTTCCTTGTCTACCTTTTATTTGTGTTGGACTTTTGTATCCAAAGGAATTGCTAATCAAAAGTTTTTGACTCAGCTAGAAAAGCAAAATATCCACTATGAAAAAATGATGATTAGCCCAACCCCTCTAAATTCTTTTTTGTGGAATGGTATTATAAAAACCAATAAAGGATATTATTTTGGTTCTTATTCTCTATTCGATTCTAGAGAAAACATCGAACTTCAATTTGTCGAAAGTCACAATGAGTTGTTGCCTCAAATTAAGCGCTTTAAAAAAGGGCGACAATATCTTGAATTCACACAAGACTTTCCTCTTATAACAATCGAAAATGAGGTTACTAAAATTTATGCCATCAAGTTTGGTCCTATTAATTATTTTGGAGCACCAGAATTTGTATATCCGCTGTCTCTTAACTTAGATGAAAACGATGATGCTAACTTTAAAATTGACCATTCGTCTAAACAAAGAGGTCCTATCAAAAATTACAAGAAACTCTTCAAAAGAATTAAAGGAATTTGA
- a CDS encoding acyl transferase, whose amino-acid sequence MDTVYNTLKLHIDNVTDATFESTALTVFRYQVQNNPLYQEFINLLGLSVEAVTKMQQIPFLPIQFFKYHTIKTKEWLPEATFTSSGTTLQNPSKHYVRSLDWYNQCAFKAFEQVYGALEDYVVLALLPSYLERQGSSLVFMAEQFIQRSQHPSSGFFLYNTDELMEVLGACQIKKQRVLLLGVTYALLDLAKDYPQALKNVVVMETGGMKGKRAEMTKDTIHEVLKRAFELDAIHSEYGMTELLSQAYSKGGGIFQPSPTMRVLIRETTDPFHILSTQKTGGINIIDLANIDSCSFIATDDLGRCYEDGTFRVLGRFDASDLRGCNLLIGE is encoded by the coding sequence ATGGATACAGTTTATAATACTTTAAAATTACATATAGATAACGTAACAGATGCTACTTTTGAGTCCACTGCATTGACCGTTTTTCGTTATCAAGTCCAAAATAATCCACTTTACCAAGAATTCATAAATTTGCTAGGGCTTTCGGTCGAAGCAGTTACAAAAATGCAGCAAATTCCATTCCTTCCTATTCAGTTTTTTAAATATCATACGATTAAAACAAAAGAATGGCTACCTGAAGCTACATTTACAAGTAGTGGAACAACTTTGCAGAATCCTTCCAAGCATTATGTTCGCTCTTTGGATTGGTACAATCAATGTGCTTTCAAAGCCTTTGAGCAAGTTTATGGAGCATTAGAGGATTATGTCGTTTTAGCTTTATTGCCTTCGTATTTAGAACGGCAAGGTTCTTCACTGGTTTTTATGGCAGAACAATTTATTCAACGTTCTCAACATCCTTCTAGTGGTTTCTTTCTATATAATACGGATGAATTGATGGAGGTGTTGGGTGCTTGCCAAATAAAAAAACAACGTGTCCTATTATTAGGAGTGACTTATGCCTTATTGGATTTAGCGAAGGATTATCCTCAAGCTCTAAAAAACGTTGTTGTTATGGAGACAGGGGGTATGAAAGGGAAACGAGCTGAAATGACAAAAGATACGATTCATGAGGTTCTAAAAAGAGCTTTTGAGTTAGATGCCATTCATTCGGAGTATGGTATGACAGAGTTGTTATCACAAGCCTATTCAAAAGGAGGGGGGATATTTCAACCAAGTCCAACCATGCGGGTTTTGATTCGAGAAACTACAGATCCTTTTCATATTCTTTCAACCCAAAAAACAGGGGGAATCAATATAATAGATTTGGCAAATATTGACAGTTGTAGTTTTATTGCGACTGATGATTTAGGAAGGTGTTATGAGGATGGAACCTTTCGTGTGTTGGGGCGTTTTGATGCCAGTGATTTGAGAGGCTGTAATTTGTTGATAGGAGAGTAG